AATATGGAAATACAAGCCTAGTAAGGAACAAAGTGTGGTACAGGACAGCCAAAAAGTGCCATATGCAACCAAAACACGGCACAGCCAGTGTTGGGGTCAGGGGTTGTGAGTAAAACTACACAGGTCTAGAACAAACTAGTGAAGCAAAGGGGCCACACAGGAAAGGCAAACATTTAACgcccacaataataataataataacaataataataatagcaatagtaataatagcaataataatgataataataattccagTGTGcccagcacagagcagagctgGGCCTGGAGATTCAGGCTTTGGTCTGTTGGAGTGGTCCAGGTTTCTGTAGTTTAAACAGCTTGCCCCAGTTCTGACCCAGGCAGTCTCAGCTGGTGCTGTCCAGCAGCCTGTCTTCAGACGCCAAGGGCCGCCCCCCCAATCTGGCCACACTGCTGACCCTGACTGGCCTGGGcttctgacctctgacctgggGGTCCATGCCAGGGAATGGTGTCACCTGAAAGAAGCCAGCTACCCTGAGAGAGAGGCAGTTAGTgagtgaatgagagagagagggagagggagagggagagggagagattgaGGAGAAAAAGGAAATACAATAAACCTGAAAGTGACATTGATGGCATatttctcacacactctctcactcacacaccacTGTGTTACCCGTGTGCTCGAGGGCTCCAGTTCTCCAGCGTCGACTGGATCTGAGACAGAGTCCGAACCCGCCGGCCCACGCCCGCTGACATAGAGCAGACAGACATgtcacacagacaggcaggcgggcagacagacacacagacagacagagagacaggcagatAGACAGGCTGCACTTACGGACAGAGTGGTTGATGTTGGGCAGCCCCTCCCTCCAGCGTCCGGTGCCAAGAAATCTCCCCCCAACTTCACAGTTCAGCCTTACAAACAcacctgcacagagagagagggaaagggagagggagaggggttaTGAAGCCGCAGTCACAGGCAGTCATGCTCCCCCCTCTCATTGCAGTGTACCTGTGCTGGCGTGGCCCCCTGGTCTGAGTGCATTGGGGAGTTCAGTGGGGTCCCAAGAGCTGTCAGCAGGGGGGGCAAGCGGGGGTGCACACAAAGACACctccctgaaacacagagagagacactgctGAGGACCAAGAGCCTCTCAGCACTGGGAACcacagactgcactgcactgtgtctctccaggacaAGGGCTGGAGACCCCAGTCAAATGGAGGATCTGCAGCAGCTGTGCTTTGACACACACTGCCCACACAGCACCCCTAACTCCATCTCAGGTGTGATGTCTGCCTCCCCGCCCCTTCACCTGCTCCAGGTGAGCCCACTGGCCCTCGGTGCCAACCAGGGTTGTTGCCGTGTCAGCAGCTGGCTCTCAGTCTTGGCGCGGTGGGGCAGCAGCAGGGGGGGCGGCAGGGAGAGGGGGGCACTGCCAGGAGGCGCTGTGCTCTTGCCTGGGCCCCCCCCCCAGCTCATCCTTGCTCTGTGCCAGGCTGAAGACACATCAAAGCCACTCGCCGTGCCCACGCACACCTGCAACACAACAGGGACACTGACCAACTGACCACACGCacacttttttccccatttgAAATGTAGTTTATTAATTCAATGTTTTGCTCAAAGCCGAGTGCTTTCCGATTTTTTGCCGTCACTCCCATCCTGAAGGAGGCCGATGAGCTTTGTTGCCGTTGCTGGTGCTTGGCCAGACTCCCAGCCTCTTGTTTTTACTGTTCCGGACAAACGGTTTATCCAGAAACAAATCTGTCTCGAATGATAGCTGTTAGTTTTCCAAGGAATATACTCAATAAACCAGTCTGTTTAACCCGAGTAATCCGCCATTGAAACCCGTGTTGTATTTAGTGGTTACCTGCCTTCTCAGTACATTGTAAAGGAAGATAAGTTCTAACAGGATCTGTTATAAGTGGAGTGCAGCTGTATTATACCATATTACATTGTCCTGTACTATATTGCACTATACTATGATATGTTACCTCAGTGTAGGGGCTTGAGGACTGCCTGCTCTCTGAACCATGCGTCTGGACCAAGGGTGTCCTGCAGGGGGCGACAGACACAaaaagacacagagacacacagagacacttatTTTCTGATTTCCATACATTTTCGGACACTTTTTAGCGATTGGCGTTGTTTCAAAAGCAGCAGCTTCTTGTGGCACACATCTCTGTCTTCATGTGTAAGGACACAGGCGCTACTGCCCGTCTGCACAGCTGTCCCAATGAATAGGCGCTGCGAGAGTGAAGACCCACCTGCATCTGTCTCTCCCGCCGTCCGCCTGTCTGTCCGGAGCCCCACTGAGGGACAGCTGAGCTCTGGGCTTCTGGCCGGGCTGCGGTCCTGACCTCTTGACCTCTGTGATCTCCCTGTTGGGGGGGAACGGGGGTAGAGGTAGAGGTGGAGGGGgggtggcaggtgaggtctgtCGGGTTGGTGAATAGAGAgacctgagagagggagagagggagagagggaggtgagatcaggatggagagagagagatatactACCTATGTGGGCTACAGTATTATGATACAGTATgattctgtgtatgtgtgtgtacatatgatTGTGTGTACatattgtgtgtgcgtgtgtgtacctgtgtgtgtgttggtactCGTCTCTGGCCGTCCTCTTGGTGACGGGCAGGCTCTCGCAGCGCCCCCCGCTGGTGATGGCGGTGACGGTGCAGGTGTACTGGGTGTTGGGCCGCAGTCTGCGGGCATGGTGGGTGTGGCCGGTGCCCAGGTATGCCACGCTGCCATTGATGCTGAGCTGGTAGTTGAACAGCTTCCCCAGGGGCAGCGCGGGCACCCCCCAGCTGACCTGCAGCTCCCTGCGGCCCAGCACAGTGACTGTGAGGCGGCTGGGCGCATGGGTCAGGGGGTCGGCAGTGCGTCCGCGGACACTCGCCCCCTCCCCCACCTGTACCCCCGTGCCCAGACCCCGGACCACAAACTCGTACTCCGTCCCCGGCGAGAGCCCCCCCACCACAGTGCTCAGCTGGGAGGTGCACTCCAGCACAACGCCCCCCCGCAGCAGCTGGTAGGCTCGGGGAGCCGCGCCCTGACTGGGGGGGGCCCAGCATAGACGAACCCATGTCGCTGAGCAGCTGAGCACCCGCAGGGCCAGTGGGGGCCCGGGGGGttccagctccggctccagtcTTTCTCTATCCAGGGCCAATAGCGTGGCCGCGCTGCAGGGGCTGACATCCCCGCCAGCCGTAGATTGGACCAGCCTTAGGCTGAGCGGGGGGGCGGGGCCACAGGGGTTGTGCAGGTCAGAGAGGCTGAGGGTAAAGGAGCAGCCCCCCCCCCGGTATAACAGTCGCTCCCCACACAGCAAACTGAGGGGTCAAAGGGAAGTACTCAGTGTGACATTCACTcattctctcactcactcattctctcACTCATTTACAGCAGTGTAAATTTTAAATGTCTCTATAAGCTCCTGGCTGACTTCCAAAGAGAAAGCACATATCCAGTAATAAcctattgtcattattatatttattgttataatcactattattattattaacctaggctccctgtccccctctccttctcccatcCCCTACTtccttcctctccttctctcaaTCTCCCTCCttccacactctctctcactctctgaccTGTTTGTGACCTCCAGTCCGCTCTCAGGCTGGCTCCTGTCCCAGGTGACCAGGGCGGAACCATTGTCCAGGTGTTGCATGTGTGGGGGAAGGGGTTTGGGGAGACGCTGCAGCTTCCTCAGACATGCGCTCACTTCCTCCAGGACTTCCTCTGGAGTGGAGTCTGAGCAGCTCAGTGTCTGGAGAgcaagaaatattattattatcattattatttatttattagcagacacccttatccagataAGTGCATAagagaaatatacagttaatacaagtcccacatcctagatttgtgagctaattgcagacaagatgtggagtcatagttaatagctcaggggaaggggacataggggcaaacaatataaacaacgtgagtactagcaatgtaaaagcaagttgTACAACAAAAACTAGATAAAGTGCAATTTAACAGGAGAACTGAGCCTTGCAGGGGAAAAACAGCTacgttacaggtacagtctgaataggtgtgtcttgagtaatcgccctatactatatatactatatattcatatatatagaaTAGATGTTTTGTCACGCCAAGAAAGCCTCTGAAATGAATTGAAGTGAATTAAATTGACAGAGTCATCAACACCATCGCACTGCTGACCACACCTCCACCCGGCACTCCCTGATCAGACAGCACAgcccagagagagggaggagagggagacgATCAGGTACCTGCAGCTGCTGCTCCAGCTCTCTGTCCTCCCTGACTCTCAGCACACCACTGGGCCTGGACACCAGCACCCTCACCACCctgagacagggagagagagaggggtgggtgggtgcttgtgtcagtgtgtgtaagtgtgtaaaTGTAAGTGCCACAGTGTGAGTGCGTAAATGTGAGTGCAATGTTAGTGTTTGGTCAGTgtgggtgtgtcagtgtcactgtGGTTGTGACACTCACATGGCAGAGAACCAGGCACAATCCTGCTCCTCGCCCTGCAGGAGGCGCCTCAGAGACGCCAGCAGGCACGGGAGGGCAGGACTGTGCAGGATGTGGGTGTGGCCATTTTCACCTGTAGCCAGGCAACCCAGGGCAAAGCAGGCGCTCTTCCCCCCCCCGGGGTCTCCTCGAGAAATTAGGGACTGCAGAGCCTCCACCtggcagagaggagagggggacaGGAGGGTGAGAAACATGAGTGAAtgtcacagtgtgtcagtgtgtatgtttttcagtgtgtgtgcgagtgtcaCAGTATGTCAGTGTTACAGCATTGCAGTAcggtgtgtttcagtgtgtgtgtgtgactgagtgtCACAGCATgtctctgagtgtgtgtgaggatcgcagtgtgtcagtgtaacagtgtttcagtatggtgtgtgtgtcagtgtgtgtattgtgtgtctgtgcgagtgtcacagtgtgtgtgtggtagtgTTTCCAGCCCGGGGACCCGAGGCATTGAAAACCCGGGCAACCCAGATGATTTCTCAACCCCACAAGCCCGGGTTTGGCATAGGTATAAAACCGGGgttgacagaaaaaaaaaaaaaaaaaagacatactTGCGTGCACAGTGCAACAGCAAACTCTTGTATACTTTCAGTGAGAAGACTGATGTTCATTCAGTAacctgtgtagcgttatgttgggtgtattttgataagagcattttagctctgagctgaagcactgatctaaagaagacctctcccgcccaaagttatcagatttccttaactcatcagcgtGTGAACTGATTTACAtcaaaagtgacagtcttgggtggatggcaccgagaagaggccaaatagtttggaatccctgctgtgagatgtctggagaaaggggcctgtaggtgataaaaactctttgaaatggacgacagccgaaatcccgacacagagctacgaacccgggccaaccggcatttccaaaagacggcatggattgacatcagtcataaatcaaacccccctccaataggacactgggggctgaaaccgaaatccaatctcacaaactgaagaaccaatcacctattgatctgacaggcgtataaatcAGTGGacttttacagctggacaattgactaagtcgactgtatacgaaagtgtcagtcatttaaatagctatttgagtcttaagaaacttgacccttggaacaaacagggccctgctttcctcaaagacttcgtcttcaagtaactacggtggaaaaaccctgcttacaaagaagattttgtgcacaaccttggagcctccaaaccagtggaaaatctgtttggaatcgactctactttcgcgaaaccccaacttccaggtgcatcgactgagtggaagttcttggacgaagccgaaccggactgcctttgttccaaaccacacggacctcgtgccgtgtgctgttatctgagcccgaagccagagaggcctctctgcgacgaagttcagataagtttaacagtttggagtttgtgattcatgacatttgagaaatcatttagaaatgttgatctgtgattcataactctagaatgtgtaatatcatttagttttcttaaatataaatgtgtgttgcattaaactgttttgttgacaattttagaaataaaacctgtcaacgtcgagaaatatcttctcattcctgtttaactgtttagtctgaaattgacacaagttaatagacattagattattggtggtcctgcctatccttaatcattgaataataatcagttaagggaaattgtggtaacaagtaatgataggatctttctcggcacctaaacataaatgagactgatatatatatataacgagaagttacctgacataaatactaacctgcatagttatttaatgtctgactaacaacactaatgagagactcacctcgtcttactaaccggtattgtagtcaatgtgtttataaccttttttgtttaacgatttgtgtgttaaaatatgcgatcccatggtctttgatttggtcacagaagtgatttgtctttgatttgttgatctagagttgaattttaattagtttttcccttttgtatagttagtgtagtgctacatttagtctttgtttttgaataaatttgacaatttatatctttgcaattggtgtctgcgtccaattattacagaaattgagttctacaagattccaggattcgtgataaggtaatactataaattcacttctttaattgaaatttataagtgtaccttacgctacacctgtGTCAGCAAAACCTACAATATAACTGAGCACTGTTGCAAAATACGAGGAGTTCAAGAAAAATGTTTCCGATCCGAGCTCGGTTTGGTTCTACTTCCTACAAGAAGTACACGGCCAATCAGCCAAATGCAAACGGTATGCAAACAAggtattgcaaacagctgggggctctacaaggtcacttcagtttatacaaatgatcaatacataataactatgtgaattaataaataataataatattattattattattaatacagtataactgagtttgtgtttaatttcagctccacataaaatacagacacaaaaatggcatttattattttatttatttagtattaccttgttgatatggccaggggttctagtttaattaataaaataaggggGAAAAACTAAGATTTGACATACGTTTGATGTATCTAAATGTGTGTGACAGGGTGAGGCGTGTGCCTGCAAGGTGCCATGGTGCGCACGGTGTGCTGAAAGCATTGTATAATgacatttgagagagagagagagagagagacgcaatCGGAAAAGTTTAGAGTGAGcttagtgttttttgtttatttaattttgtctccatattgattattttttccatttatatgCCTATGAAATAATTTGGCTTCAAGCCCGGGTGCCCCGGGGACGCCGGGTTTATGAATTTTAAACTCCAAAAAGGAGTCCCAGGCCTGGAATTTTCTCCCGGTTTTGGAAACCCTAGAGTGTGCGTCTCTCACCAGGTCAAGCTGTGGCTCCAGGCTCAGAATGTGGCGTCTCCCCTCCTCAGAGTCACACAGCCGCCCCAGAGCAAACGCTGCATTCACACCACagtctgaaacacacacacagacacacacacatggttaCATTGGTTATGTTGCTTTTACACTCATTTATTTaccaatttatttaaatttagctCAAATTCGCAGCCTGTTTAAAGTGCACAGTATGTGTAGAGTGTCTGTAGAGtgtgtgtggagtgtgtgtAGAGTTTGGGTAGTGCGTGTAGAGTGTGACtgatgtgtgtgcagtgtgtgagtagTGTGTGACAGATGTGTGTTCAATGTGTAAGTAGTGTGTAACAAGTGTGAGCAGTGTGTGAGTATGTAGTGAGTGCAGCGTTGGGTTACCTGTGCTGCCGTGGGTGAGGCAGCGGTTCAGCTGGTGCAGGGCTAGCGCGGCTTCAGGGTGGGCCAGGAGCTGCTGACAGCCAGCTGGACACAGCGACAGCCTGGCCAGCACCAGCGCCGCGTTGCTGACCCCCTCCTCGTAACTGAGCTCTGCCTCCTCACTGACCAGGTCCAGCAGCCCACACACCCCACTGACCAGCTCCCTGAACACCTCTGAGCCCAACACACACTGCCGCCCAGCACTGCTCTCCGCCTGGCAGCAGGGAGAGGAGGGTCAGGCACTGCTTTAAGAACACAGAAAATTTAACATCACCTTaaaaaaggtgtgtgtgtgtcagtgtgtgttaccAGTGTGGCGATGGCTCCGGCACTGTTGGCTGCGGTCTCGGGGTCATGGTCCCTGAGCAGCTTCTGCAGTGCCCCCAGCAAACCAGCACCCCCCGCTGCCAGCAGCCCCCGCACCCCCGCCTCGCTCTCTGCCAGCACCCCCACCAGGTATGCCACATTGCTGCACAGCCtgagcacacacagacagacaccatTATTCCACAGCCTAACAGTTAATAGGGGCTGTAATAACAGTACAATTGAATAGTTCTAATAAATgagcaaatcaataaataaaactaaatataacacagctctctcagtatctctgcAGTGTTTAATTCAGGCACTGCACTGGCCAGCCCCAACCCTGTGCACAGTGACTGCTCACAGTCCACACACAAGACCTCTGTTACCTTGGAGACCATCAACCAAAGCCCCACACCCACCCCCCTGCCCTGGGACAGATACGCATTCCCTCACTACAGGGCACAGGACACAGATCAGACGGTAGAGATTGTGTACAAATTTGGAAATGACTCACAGAGCCCAGCATCAGTttgtatgtgtgggtgtgtgtgtgcttggaCTGATGTGTGCATGTAACCGTACACTTGTGTGCGCCTCTGTGTttaaatatgtgtgtatgtgttttcagGGAGTAGCCTGTACTGTTAAACACTGAACAAAGTTCAGTTCAGCTTGTATGACACGTGTTCAGTGTGAcatgggagagggagggagatagagagagagagggaagaacaAGGGGAAATGGAGCTGAACTGCTGTCCCAGGGGGTGGTGCTGTGTGCTATACACCTCGGCACCAGATTGACTGACCAAGTGAATGATCGTCTCACAGTCCATTCCCTTTCCACGCACAGGTCTTCATTGGGTAAAGCTGCTTACTCATTAATCAATCACTTAATTGAcctttaattgcttaattgactcTGCACCTAAGGAAAACTCAATGTAACACCATGCACCAGGAGAGGCTGCTAACCTGCTGTCCGTGGAGGTGAGCAGGTGGCACAGCGCACTAATGAGGCCCTCGCTGTCGGGATGGTCCAGTATGGTACATGCCAGCCCCGCCCTGTCCTCCTGCACCCCCATCTGCAGCTCCTCCACCGCCCCCGTCACATGACCTTGGTCTGAGCATGTCAGCCTGGCCAGCAGTGCGTCCTCGCTACAGCACTCTCTTGCCGCCTCCATGGCTACAGCCACCCCCACCTCCAGACACTGGCTCTCCACCCCGGGACCTGAGGGGCAGGGCCTGGCATCCCCGTCGCCACACTGACCAACAGACTGGCCTGCTGACTTATCCACCAACTGCCAGGGCAATCCACACTGCAGAACCCAAAAACACACTGTTAGTTTAACAGCAATGATATGGAAAAGCTGCCGGACCGTGCAACAgcctcacagacacacacatcacCTGTTTGTGTATATAAAGTAAAAGTTttacaacacacacaatcaagCCTACAAGACACATAAACAGACAACCCTGCAGGTACATAGACATCCTGCAAGActcctcacacactcacacactcacacacacacacacacacacacacacacacacacacacacacacacagtgtctaaGAGTAACGCTATAGATAACGGATCGTATTGTAAAATGCGTTTCTATTTCATATCTCCCTATCTTTCACCCTCCACCCTCTAATCCCTGAGGTTTGGATTTAAATAAAGTACAAAACTCGACTCTGTGGATTTACAGCGCCATGTATGGTATACAATCCAGCTCAGTGTCCCTCTTTGTGTCACTCATCTCTGTAGTCCCCTCTCCATCTCCTCTCTTTCCAATTCAAAGACGGATCACAGCGAATATCACAGGCAGGACGGCGGTGCCCTCGTATATAGGACTATCCATgc
This DNA window, taken from Amia ocellicauda isolate fAmiCal2 chromosome 9, fAmiCal2.hap1, whole genome shotgun sequence, encodes the following:
- the LOC136758712 gene encoding uncharacterized protein LOC136758712 isoform X1; the encoded protein is MEAARECCSEDALLARLTCSDQGHVTGAVEELQMGVQEDRAGLACTILDHPDSEGLISALCHLLTSTDSRLCSNVAYLVGVLAESEAGVRGLLAAGGAGLLGALQKLLRDHDPETAANSAGAIATLAESSAGRQCVLGSEVFRELVSGVCGLLDLVSEEAELSYEEGVSNAALVLARLSLCPAGCQQLLAHPEAALALHQLNRCLTHGSTDCGVNAAFALGRLCDSEEGRRHILSLEPQLDLVEALQSLISRGDPGGGKSACFALGCLATGENGHTHILHSPALPCLLASLRRLLQGEEQDCAWFSAMVVRVLVSRPSGVLRVREDRELEQQLQTLSCSDSTPEEVLEEVSACLRKLQRLPKPLPPHMQHLDNGSALVTWDRSQPESGLEVTNSLLCGERLLYRGGGCSFTLSLSDLHNPCGPAPPLSLRLVQSTAGGDVSPCSAATLLALDRERLEPELEPPGPPLALRVLSCSATWVRLCWAPPSQGAAPRAYQLLRGGVVLECTSQLSTVVGGLSPGTEYEFVVRGLGTGVQVGEGASVRGRTADPLTHAPSRLTVTVLGRRELQVSWGVPALPLGKLFNYQLSINGSVAYLGTGHTHHARRLRPNTQYTCTVTAITSGGRCESLPVTKRTARDEYQHTHRSLYSPTRQTSPATPPPPLPLPPFPPNREITEVKRSGPQPGQKPRAQLSLSGAPDRQADGGRDRCRTPLVQTHGSESRQSSSPYTEVCVGTASGFDVSSAWHRARMSWGGGPGKSTAPPGSAPLSLPPPLLLPHRAKTESQLLTRQQPWLAPRASGLTWSREVSLCAPPLAPPADSSWDPTELPNALRPGGHASTGVFVRLNCEVGGRFLGTGRWREGLPNINHSVPGVGRRVRTLSQIQSTLENWSPRAHGVAGFFQVTPFPGMDPQVRGQKPRPVRVSSVARLGGRPLASEDRLLDSTS
- the LOC136758712 gene encoding uncharacterized protein LOC136758712 isoform X2; the encoded protein is MEAARECCSEDALLARLTCSDQGHVTGAVEELQMGVQEDRAGLACTILDHPDSEGLISALCHLLTSTDSRLCSNVAYLVGVLAESEAGVRGLLAAGGAGLLGALQKLLRDHDPETAANSAGAIATLAESSAGRQCVLGSEVFRELVSGVCGLLDLVSEEAELSYEEGVSNAALVLARLSLCPAGCQQLLAHPEAALALHQLNRCLTHGSTDCGVNAAFALGRLCDSEEGRRHILSLEPQLDLVEALQSLISRGDPGGGKSACFALGCLATGENGHTHILHSPALPCLLASLRRLLQGEEQDCAWFSAMVVRVLVSRPSGVLRVREDRELEQQLQTLSCSDSTPEEVLEEVSACLRKLQRLPKPLPPHMQHLDNGSALVTWDRSQPESGLEVTNSLLCGERLLYRGGGCSFTLSLSDLHNPCGPAPPLSLRLVQSTAGGDVSPCSAATLLALDRERLEPELEPPGPPLALRVLSCSATWVRLCWAPPSQGAAPRAYQLLRGGVVLECTSQLSTVVGGLSPGTEYEFVVRGLGTGVQVGEGASVRGRTADPLTHAPSRLTVTVLGRRELQVSWGVPALPLGKLFNYQLSINGSVAYLGTGHTHHARRLRPNTQYTCTVTAITSGGRCESLPVTKRTARDEYQHTHRSLYSPTRQTSPATPPPPLPLPPFPPNREITEVKRSGPQPGQKPRAQLSLSGAPDRQADGGRDRCRTPLVQTHGSESRQSSSPYTEVCVGTASGFDVSSAWHRARMSWGGGPGKSTAPPGSAPLSLPPPLLLPHRAKTESQLLTRQQPWLAPRASGLTWSREVSLCAPPLAPPADSSWDPTELPNALRPGGHASTGVFVRLNCEVGGRFLGTGRWREGLPNINHSVR